Proteins encoded within one genomic window of Aspergillus nidulans FGSC A4 chromosome VII:
- a CDS encoding uncharacterized protein (transcript_id=CADANIAT00009094): MASAFEPDYRSSFYSPLQQAPIYRDAPYTPPPPQHYAIPSVGCGPAVPFAPYFPQTPFLSSIPYVHNEYDGFVNGVISDVLIHVDDGVTYKQPYDAKILAANRYTVPESNLMWGSDVSFGPNGYQPAPNSSPEVKMEPEPAPLYGIHAVPHSRAATPTTAQTPALKPESEPETELELEPEAVTEATKILPSSKEEDQLPELAELSRAGLQKITGKKRRRLLHIIAERNRRLHQNRMYDELYKMVPGLENSSRSTKREVLMRTVDFLAELVDGNRRLQQQLRHLQVPPNTSSGTSHTNRLISLPLTCSDTANPRKDQAGTSRNPSTQGLITPPTEYAYAQLEKRTASAM, encoded by the exons ATGGCTTCTGCATTCGAGCCAGACTACCGGTCTTCATTTTATTCTCCCCTCCAACAAGCCCCCATCTACAGAGACGCACCGTAtacaccaccgccaccacaACACTATGCGATACCAAGCGTCGGATGCGGCCCAG CCGTCCCATTCGCGCCATACTTTCCCCAGACACCGTTCCTCAGCTCAATACCATATGTGCACAACGAATACGACGGCTTCGTCAACGGCGTCATCAGCGACGTCCTAATCCACGTCGACGATGGCGTCACCTATAAACAACCATACGATGCAAAGATCTTAGCTGCGAATCGTTATACAGTGCCCGAGTCCAACCTCATGTGGGGTTCTGACGTCTCTTTCGGTCCGAACGGCTACCAACCGGCCCCGAACTCCTCGCCAGAAGTCAAGATGGAGCCGGAACCGGCTCCCTTATATGGAATCCATGCAGTACCGCATTCGCGGGCTGCCACGCCAACGACGGCGCAGACGCCCGCACTCAAGCCCGAGTCTGAGCCAGAGACGGAGCTAGAGCTGGAGCCCGAGGCAGTGACAGAGGCAACGAAAATACTACCGtcaagcaaagaagaagaccaactCCCtgagctggcagaactgAGCCGAGCCGGACTCCAGAAGATCACGGGCAAGAAGCGAAGACGGCTCTTGCACATCATCGCTGAGCGGAATCGGCGTCTACATCAGAATAGGATGTACGATGAATTGTACAAGATGGTGCCCGGGCTGGAGAACAGTTCGCGCTCGACGAAGCGCGAGGTGCTTATGCGCACTGTGGACTTTTTGGCGGAGCTCGTAGATGGGAACCGAAGGCTACAGCAGCAACTGAGGCATCTACAAGTGCCGCCCAATACAAGTTCGGG GACATCACACACTAACCGTCTTATTTCCCTGCCCCTCACTTGCTCTGACACTGCCAATCCGCGGAAAGATCAGGCCGGAACCTCACGGAATCCTTCGACGCAG GGTCTCATTACCCCTCCTACCGAATATGCTTATGCCCAGCTAGAAAAGAGAACCGCTAGCGCAATGTGA
- a CDS encoding uncharacterized protein (transcript_id=CADANIAT00009095), translated as MAVLFQVSRGFFLNKLTKTAKVSVAYLTTRILNPEDVSLFVRLPETPVVDHAVGM; from the exons ATGGCCGTTCTGTTCCAAGTATCTAGGGGTTTCTTTCTGAATAAATTAACAAAAACTGCTAAAGTCTCAGTCGCCTACC TTACCACAAGAATCCTGAACCCAGAGGACgtctctctcttcgtccGTCTTCCGGAAACCCCGGTTGTAGATCATGCGGTAGGCATGTAA
- a CDS encoding DUF3433 domain-containing protein (transcript_id=CADANIAT00009093) — translation MHTIVGISLAPRSTSQWHPTAVPGATPECLRPATAEPRLKDLDRLTPLAVMSDSHPFNLASSTPLHRLVRNYHDNAVPESDTGVNLGDVIASPAEHATRPCLEAGDSICTMSTYTSKPGSPPNARPTHPTGWRPIPLRPTFLTFIACLMLFLMVILEALSQYSERTGGLRFFDDTDDLSNLESFTYNYVPVIIALVLATLWSFIDFDVLRLEPYFQMARPEGCPATVLFINYNFGQSFITPIASAKRRHWLVLAVSLVTLLIRIFHPALQSSLLELREVTTISNESMKTWSKLVDLSTQARWFAVQEDNESNNFEAYFTGSAELQQTRSGHFAVAPVQIPTDDRRETTVWSLNQTIYWTELDCQDLFTQDFSVSVDETEGLLHWNVTDIPISGLGEECILDFSYDNVIFPNVDFLQVRYWEPTWSRTPFTGADKTFVPDGCNSIDLYGVLLSINATSHGSNAISSVVGELTSSATMFACNIEYFKGEAEITMHANSSITSARVFNGTTQELTDDEFNIDAFQSFLAHRALYTSDMLFVQTNETTGERTLTELPVISQHLGDLDPVLVLDSSKTMSSEEFAAKVTRGVKQTFILTMSRLFNPDVSPTTAAAVRSTGQVSLAIVAAVARCAEVILGIGAVLTLIMLHYYHRRPNILQSDPGSVGAMCSMLTDVFGLNNILADPRSGFHQFSTRQLRRLLRDCRLQWYHSPLGSRLEIVTVDGNPVRLDDQMRVRADPRPHFLVIPIFILEFLLLAAVIVLMSLVISTFAKKGGFQHLNQSSSSFLQVVLSFLPSVVASAVGALCTSIHRNLSILEPWVHLQRGMASASSSLTMNYSCQNPWTVLPKAAKNRHVLLGLISIACIANTVLTTVAGGLFTQQLTQSETATDSLFANYSHSVFRQNDFAADFTEYDLIQTSITSGVPLLPWTSTNHSFAPIAIRDPDQDSSYSATTLGVGADLNCQALSIPDNLVWQEDGPYWTYHPSLEPDRDCWVKMTPPRDGNDRYALSINFFSPVAIEEADICQSSTVLVVGRWNYTAASGVTSNNTVALHCEPQLLLRNFSIVFDHKGQIINHYEIPNTSITSGNMYDNATISLGQFNKVFAAIPQSFYGSTNTSSSYVSSYDWAGFLVALLYKQDVAPITRLDPDRLMALSQTVYQWVYSTYFSLWREIYLLPLREPVLAENATVIWSAWRMEPSVSSLVIAMAIIGLDTVVVLIVFGTRRGRFNGPRIPRSIGSVIPWIANSHMIHDFDGTYGWTNAQRQTHLERLKKRYTFRMFLRENNEWRYAVDEEPPVAATKTNLPPDSTNGESKPPEEIELSVMESRGTPPVQPTTEAVRSETPPPDYEEEPPAISVSERNETREQDSRAT, via the exons ATGCACACAATAGTGGGTATAAGCTTGGCGCCTCGCTCAACGAGCCAGTGGCACCCGACGGCTGTCCCTGGCGCCACGCCTGAGTGCCTGAGGCCTGCAACAGCTGAGCCACGATTGAAAGACCTCGACCGACTGACGCCGTTGGCTGTCATGTCCGACTCTCACCCCTTCAACCTTGCTTCGTCCACCCCTCTCCATCGCCTGGTGCG GAACTATCATGATAACGCTGTTCCCGAGTCTGACACCGGAGTGAATCTGGGGGACGTTATCGCTAGCCCGGCGGAACATGCGACCAGACCATGTCTGGAGGCCGGCGATTCAATCTGTACCATGTCTACTTACACCTCAAAA CCTGGCTCTCCTCCAAATGCCCGACCTACTCACCCGACGGGATGGCGCCCAATTCCCCTACGTCCTACCTTCCTCACCTTCATCGCCTGCCTCATGCTGTTCCTGATGGTAATACTTGAAGCCTTGAGTCAGTACAGCGAACGAACCGGAGGGCTTCGCTTCTTCGATGATACCGATGATCTGAGCAATCTCGAGTCGTTCACTTACAACTACGTCCCCGTTATCATTGCCCTCGTGCTTGCCACTTTATGGTCCTTTATCGACTTCGACGTATTGCGCCTAGAGCCATATTTTCAGATGGCCCGTCCCGAAGGATGTCCGGCGACGGTCTTGTTTATAAATTATAATTTCGGACAAAGCTTCATCACGCCCATAGCTTCTGCCAAACGACGGCACTGGTTGGTATTGGCGGTCTCTCTGGTCACGCTACTCATTCGCATTTTCCACCCCGCGTTACAAAGTTCGCTCCTGGAATTGCGAGAAGTAACCACCATCTCGAATGAATCAATGAAGACTTGGTCAAAGCTGGTAGATTTATCCACCCAGGCTCGCTGGTTTGCCGTGCAGGAGGACAACGAAAGCAACAACTTTGAAGCGTACTTTACGGGCAGTGCAGAACTTCAACAGACTCGCTCGGGGCATTTTGCCGTTGCACCAGTTCAGATTCCCACGGATGATCGACGCGAAACCACTGTTTGGTCACTCAATCAGACAATATACTGGACTGAGCTTGATTGCCAGGATCTGTTTACCCAAGATTTCTCGGTTTCCGTAGACGAAACTGAGGGTTTGCTGCACTGGAACGTCACAGACATCCCGATTTCTGGTCTGGGCGAGGAGTGCATCTTGGATTTCTCGTACGACAACGTGATATTTCCCAACGTTGATTTTCTTCAAGTCCGATACTGGGAACCGACGTGGTCCAGAACTCCGTTCACCGGTGCGGATAAAACCTTTGTTCCGGACGGCTGTAATTCAATTGACCTTTATGGTGTTCTGCTATCTATCAATGCCACCTCTCATGGCTCAAATGCTATCAGCAGTGTTGTGGGGGAACTCACATCATCTGCCACAATGTTTGCTTGCAACATTGAGTATTTTAAGGGCGAAGCAGAGATTACTATGCACGCAAACAGTTCAATCACTAGCGCCAGAGTGTTCAATGGAACCACACAGGAACTCACTGATGATGAATTTAATATCGACGCTTTCCAGAGTTTTCTCGCGCATCGAGCTCTATATACCAGCGATATGCTTTTTGTCCAGACCAACGAGACAACCGGAGAGCGAACACTGACGGAGCTGCCCGTGATCAGCCAGCATCTCGGCGACCTAGATCCTGTCCTGGTCCTCGACTCGTCCAAGACCATGAGCTCGGAAGAATTCGCAGCCAAGGTTACTCGAGGGGTCAAGCAAACGTTCATCCTCACAATGAGCCGTTTATTCAACCCGGATGTCTCAccaaccaccgccgccgcagtCCGTTCTACAGGCCAGGTCTCGCTTGCCATAGTCGCAGCGGTTGCTCGTTGCGCGGAAGTTATCTTGGGAATCGGCGCCGTCCTCACCCTCATTATGCTACACTACTATCACAGACGGCCAAATATTCTTCAAAGCGATCCGGGGTCCGTTGGTGCAATGTGTAGTATGCTAACTGATGTCTTCGGTCTCAACAATATCCTGGCCGACCCGCGGTCTGGCTTTCACCAGTTTTCGACCCGGCAGCTTCGTCGCCTCCTGCGGGACTGTCGGCTTCAATGGTACCACAGTCCTCTTGGAAGCCGGCTTGAGATTGTCACAGTAGACG GCAATCCTGTGCGGTTAGACGATCAAATGCGCGTACGGGCGGACCCGCGGCCACATTTCCTGGTCATTCCGATCTTCATCCTTGAGTTTCTGCTTCTCGCCGCGGTCATCGTTCTGATGAGCTTGGTTATCTCAACGTTCGCCAAAAAGGGCGGGTTCCAACATTTGAACCAGTCTAGTTCGAGTTTCCTCCAAGTGGTCCTGTCATTTCTTCCGTCTGTCGTTGCGTCGGCAGTTGGCGCGCTATGTACATCCATTCATCGGAACCTCAGCATTCTCGAACCATGGGTCCATCTTCAACGTGGAATGGCCAGCGCAAGCTCCTCGTTGACCATGAACTACTCGTGCCAAAATCCGTGGACTGTTTTACCGAAAGCTGCTAAGAACCGTCATGTTCTGCTGGGTTTAATTTCGATTGCGTGCATCGCCAATACCGTCCTAACTACTGTTGCTGGTGGGCTGTTCACGCAGCAGTTGACCCAATCAGAAACTGCAACGGACTCTCTCTTCGCAAATTACAGCCATTCTGTATTCCGCCAGAACGACTTTGCGGCAGACTTTACTGAGTATGACCTGATTCAAACGAGTATCACCAGTGGGGTCCCGCTACTTCCTTGGACAAGCACAAACCATTCATTTGCTCCCATCGCAATCCGTGATCCCGACCAAGACTCCTCCTACAGCGCAACGACTCTGGGTGTGGGTGCAGATCTTAACTGTCAGGCCTTGTCCATCCCCGACAATCTGGTAtggcaagaagatggccCGTACTGGACTTACCACCCATCTTTAGAGCCAGACCGCGATTGCTGGGTCAAAATGACACCGCCCCGCGACGGAAACGATAGATACGCCCTATCGATCAACTTCTTTTCGCCGGTAGCGATTGAGGAAGCGGACATTTGCCAGTCGTCAACGGTGCTTGTCGTGGGCCGATGGAATTACACCGCAGCATCTGGGGTTACCAGTAATAACACGGTTGCTTTGCACTGCGAACCGCAACTTTTGCTGAGGAATTTTTCTATCGTATTCGATCACAAAGGTCAAATCATTAACCACTATGAGATCCCAAACACGTCAATCACATCTGGCAACATGTACGACAATGCGACCATCAGCCTCGGGCAGTTCAATAAGGTTTTTGCGGCTATCCCACAAAGCTTCTACGGCTCGACAAATACAAGCTCAAGCTACGTCTCATCTTACGATTGGGCGGGTTTCCTCGTTGCCCTGCTGTATAAGCAAGATGTCGCACCCATCACGCGTCTTGATCCCGACCGGTTGATGGCTCTCTCGCAAACTGTATACCAGTGGGTTTATAGTACGTACTTCTCGCTCTGGCGAGAGATTTATCTTCTACCTCTTCGAGAACCTGTCCTGGCAGAGAACGCCACCGTTATATGGAGCGCATGGCGGATGGAGCCATCAGTGTCTTCGCTGGTTATCGCGATGGCTATCATTGGTCTCGACACTGTGGTAGTGTTGATTGTTTTCGGCACTCGCCGTGGGAGATTCAATGGGCCCCGGATCCCTCGATCCATCGGGTCTGTGATTCCATGGATCGCCAATAGCCATATGATTCACGATTTTGACGGTACGTATGGGTGGACAAACGCGCAGCGGCAGACGCATCTTGAGCGGCTCAAGAAGCGGTACACATTTCGCATGTTTTTACGTGAAAACAATGAGTGGAGGTACgcggttgatgaggagccaCCGGTGGCTGCTACAAAAACAAATCTACCGCCTGACTCGACGAATGGGGAAAGTAAGCCACCTGAGGAAATCGAGCTCAGTGTGATGGAAAGTCGCGGAACACCGCCGGTGCAGCCTACGACTGAGGCTGTCCGTTCAGAGACACCCCCTCCGGATTATGAAGAAGAGCCTCCAGCGATATCGGTTTCCGAAAGAAATGAGACTCGTGAGCAGGACTCGCGAGCTACGTGA
- a CDS encoding ketopantoate reductase family protein (transcript_id=CADANIAT00009091) → MQVVFPMVSIFLVFLQCKPTAALWDYTITHATCWDQAVIYNFSCWVSAYTTMTDIILALVPITVFWKLQMRQSTKIGVCILLGLTLLSAIVILGSIALQYRSIADPRTLFSDSTLSPLHFSSNLQLRPQNGQLNLRLSKCPSLRAWSGISIDSKNHGKNTFRPDRVIRAPSDVAGSHFDYIVCTHKAFDPRGAIIPLDPVVDGTTTIVVLQNGVGNEDPFRERWPGVTIISGVVWVGASQPAPGVVYHTHSEHTELGLFPNRSLNDASLEESRLQTFTSVLSAGGTHFTTFADIQPRRWEKVIWNVAWNAITALTDQDVSSWLSSSPDAVPYTRQLMNEVIAVAKGCNVEVKDGLADQLIERAQRLGALRTSMQADREAGREMEIEVILGVPVKKGRELGIDTPRLEGLYVLLVAINRQIKDKRAN, encoded by the exons ATGCAAGTCGTCTTCCCCATGGTCTCGATCTTCCTGGTCTTCCTGCAGTGCAAACCCACCGCCGCTCTGTGGGACTACACAATTACCCACGCAACGTGCTGGGACCAGGCCGTCATCTACAACTTCTCCTGCTGGGTCAGCGCGTACACGACCATGACCGATatcatccttgcccttgtgCCAATCACCGTCTTCTGGAAGCTGCAAATGCGTCAGTCCACCAAGATCGGGGTCTGTATCCTGCTGGGTCTGACATTGCTGTCGGCCATCGTGATTTTGGGGTCTATAGCACTACAGTATCGGAGCATCGCCGATCCCCGCACTCTGTTCTCTGACTCAACGCTCTCCCCacttcatttctcttccaaccTCCAACTTCGCCCTCAAAATGGCCAACTCAACCTCAGACTCAGTAAATGTCCTTCTCTACGGGCTTGGAGC GGAATCTCGATCGATAGCAAGAACCACGGGAAGAACACATTCCGTCCGGATCGGG TAATCCGCGCCCCCTCCGACGTTGCGGGGAGCCACTTTGACTACATCGTTTGCACGCACAAAGCCTTTGATCCACGCGGCGCCATAATACCACTCGACCCCGTCGTCGACGGAACAACTACGATTGTCGTTCTGCAGAACGGGGTCGGCAATGAGGATCCATTCCGTGAGAGGTGGCCCGGTGTCACAATAATTTCGGGGGTT GTCTGGGTCGGCGCCTCTCAGCCTGCTCCAGGAGTCGTTTACCACACCCATTCCGAACACACGGAGCTCGGCCTCTTCCCCAACCGCTCGCTGAACGATGCGTCGCTAGAAGAGTCCCGTCTGCAGACATTCACATCCGTCCTCAGCGCTGGTGGAACACATTTCACCACCTTCGCCGACATCCAGCCCCGGCGGTGGGAGAAGGTCATCTGGAACGTCGCGTGGAATGCCATCACCGCGCTCACAGACCAGGATGTATCATCCTGGCTGTCCTCTTCCCCGGATGCAGTACCGTATACAAGACAATTGATGAATGAAGTTATAGCCGTTGCGAAGGGATGTAATGTCGAGGTTAAAGACGGACTTGCCGATCAGCTTATTGAGCGTGCACAAAGGCTGGGTGCGCTCCGGACGAGCATGCAGGCGGACCGCGAGGCCGGCAgggagatggagatcgaGGTAATTTTGGGCGTGCCCGTGAAAAAGGGACGCGAGCTGGGTATTGATACGCCGCGTTTGGAAGGGCTCTATGTGCTTCTGGTGGCTATTAATAGGCAGATCAAGGATAAAAGGGCGAACTAG
- a CDS encoding isopenicillin N synthase family dioxygenase (transcript_id=CADANIAT00009092) has protein sequence MDIPTLNFRDFTSGTQSQRDTFCSNLYTSLSTLGFVKIKNHTIPDEILDQVFDWSKHFFALPLESKTLAAHPVQANPHRGWSCVGQEKLSVIRQGKAVFDLKESFDLGPENDPLYPNIFPDDSVIPGFRPFMESFYAQCQALHLTLLSAIALSLNQDASFLSDRCGTNSSELRLNHYPATKISDLQSGKKMRISSHTDFGTITLLWQDGVGGLEVEDQNHEGVYLPVGPTSTESSSGADTDCDSGREMIVNVGDCLQRWTNDRLRSANHRVTLPAEMKDKSRPEISNDLVPDRYSVAYFGKPDRGALVAAIPELVEEGEEVRYKGGMTAWEYNQSRLLQTY, from the exons ATGGACATTCCCACCCTCAATTTCAGAGACTTCACCTCCGGCACGCAATCCCAGAGAGACACCTTTTGCAGCAATCTCTACACCTCTCTCTCGACTCTTGGCTTCGTCAAGATAAAGAACCACACCATCCCCGATGAGATCCTAGACCAGGTCTTCGACTGG AGCAAACacttcttcgccctccccCTCGAATCCAAGACCCTCGCTGCCCACCCCGTCCAAGCAAACCCGCACCGAGGCTGGAGCTGTGTCGGACAGGAGAAGCTCTCGGTCATCCGGCAGGGGAAAGCCGTGTTCGATCTCAAA GAGTCCTTCGACCTTGGCCCCGAGAACGACCCCCTCTATCCCAACATCTTCCCAGACGATTCCGTCATCCCCGGCTTCCGACCATTCATGGAGTCCTTCTACGCGCAATGCCAAGCCCTGCATCTGACGCTACTCTCCGCGATCGCGCTCTCCCTAAATCAGGACGCTTCGTTTCTCAGTGACCGCTGCGGAACAAACAGCTCCGAACTACGGTTGAACCACTACCCTGCGACAAAGATCTCGGACCTGCAGAGCGGGAAGAAGATGCGCATCTCCTCGCATACAGATTTTGGGACCATCACGCTACTGTGGCAGGATGGGGTCGGGGGGCTGGAAGTTGAGGATCAAAACCACGAGGGTGTTTATCTTCCTGTTGGACCTACCTCCACCGAGTCGTCTAGCGGTGCCGATACCGATTGCGACTCTGGGAGAGAAATGATCGTCAATGTGGGCGATTGTCTGCAACGGTGGACGAACGACCGCTTGCGCTCGGCGAATCATCGGGTGACGTTACCTGCTGAGATGAAGGATAAGTCAAGACCTGAGATCAGTAACGATCTCGTCCCGGATCGCTACTCGGTCGCATACTTTGGGAAACCGGATCGGGGCGCGTTGGTGGCTGCGATACCGGAgttggtggaggaaggagaagaggtccGGTATAAGGGTGGGATGACCGCTTGGGAATATAATCAATCAAGATTGCTGCAGACTTATTAG
- a CDS encoding putative short chain oxidoreductase/dehydrogenase (transcript_id=CADANIAT00009096), whose protein sequence is MSSTWFITGASSGFGLDLALLALSSGHKVIATVRNASKSSSSVAAIKAKGGEVLEFDVTKADTVSDTVEKANALYGGIDILVNNAGYSLLGAVEDMTDDEAKLQMETNFFGPFRLIRSFLPTLRSRKNGGATIVNVSSVAGQDALPTCGLYAASKFALEGLSEALAREVAPFNISVLIVEPGAFRTNFLSAVQKTVTPLSEPYKGGPVDVVLGKFEAAQGKQRGDPRKAVQRVFEVVTGTGEAGALKGKILRLPLGPDCVERVEGKMGRLQSDFDAARGVAMGTDLD, encoded by the exons ATgtcctcaacctggttcatCACCGGCGCATCTTCCGGCTTCGGGCTAgacctcgccctcctcgcgctctccTCCGGCCACAAGGTCATCGCCACTGTCCGTAACGCATCCaaatcctcctcctctgtagcGGCAATCAAAGCGAAAGGCGGCGAGGTCCTCGAGTTCGACGTCACAAAAGCCGATACTGTTTCAGATACTGTAGAAAAGGCGAACGCGTTATATGGCGGCATCGACATTCTCGTCAATAATGCGGGGTACTCGCTCTTGGGCGCTGTGGAGGACATGAC AGATGACGAGGCCAAACTCCAAATGGAAACGAACTTCTTCGGCCCTTTTCGCCTCATCCGCTCATTCCTGCCGACATTGCGGTCCCGCAAGAACGGAGGCGCGACCATTGTCAACGTCAGCAGCGTAGCTGGCCAAGATGCCCTGCCTACATGCGGCCTGTACGCGGCCTCCAAGTTCGCATTGGAAGGTCTATCAGAGGCATTAGCCCGCGAGGTCGCACCGTTCAACATCtccgtcctcatcgtcgagCCCGGCGCATTCAGGACGAATTTCCTCTCTGCCGTGCAAAAGACCGTGACGCCGTTGTCTGAGCCGTACAAGGGCGGTCCAGTGGATGTTGTCCTGGGCAAGTTTGAGGCCGCGCAGGGGAAGCAGAGGGGGGATCCACGCAAGGCGGTTCAGAGGGTGTTTGAGGTTGTCACTGGGACGGGAGAGGCTGGCGCTCTGAAAGGGAAGATCCTAAGGCTGCCACTAGGCCCGGACTGTGTGGAGAGGGTTGAGGGCAAGATGGGGAGATTGCAAAGTGATTTTGATGCTGCACGGGGCGTTGCAATGGGGACGGATCTTGACTGA
- a CDS encoding uncharacterized protein (transcript_id=CADANIAT00009097), whose protein sequence is MPFLKRSTLLSLLAAGANGLANSLKQPGQRLPADSFPCNFWHRRKQNYTTFYPCSELPVRGYTTLCLNNAQIKTGLMNDLDLETMMSDVGAGVQFLRAMGDIDKVIVWGHSGGGAIMAAYQDVAENGASACNGTEKIYPCSSARDGPEPADGVLLIDANHGLSTMTLLSLNPAVTNSSEAVNLYSPANGWTEAGANYTSSFVKEFYAAVASRWNGLVDSAVQHNQLIPSGNATYTGDKGLVIADTNYIGFNNKIISQDTRFLSHTAYKWPLLHKSNRTTTQIVPSTTVTRFLSAFTIRVDAKNLAVSADNITGVDWASSQMAPISSVAGVSVPLLTTGNTRHYEYLSAEKIYLAATKTTDKIIAFVEGAQHTINTCTECETYPGEFGDMIRTAFDYMDVWLGKPGRFISA, encoded by the exons ATGCCGTTCTTGAAACGCTCAacccttctctccctgcTCGCTGCCGGTGCAAATGGCCTAGCCAACTCACTGAAACAACCTGGGCAGCGTCTCCCTGCCGATTCCTTCCCTTGTAACTTTTGGCACAGGCGTA AGCAGAACTACACGACCTTCTATCCGTGCAGCGAGCTCCCCGTGCGCGGCTACACGACCCTCTGTCTGAACAATGCACAGATCAAGACGGGTCTCATGAACGATCTGGACCTCGAGACAATGATGAGTGATGTCGGAGCAGGAGTGCAGTTCCTGCGGGCTATGGGCGACATTGACAAGGTGATTGTCTGGGGCCATTCGGGCGGCGGTGCGATAATGGCTGCGTACCAGGATGTGGCCGAGAATGGTGCTTCGGCCTGTAACGGGACTGAGAAGATCTACCCCTGCTCGAGCGCCAGGGACGGGCCGGAGCCCGCGGATGGGGTGCTGCTCATTGATGCAAATCACGGACTCTCGACGATGACTCTCCTGTCGCTGAACCCTGCTGTCACCAACTCGTCTGAGGCAGTGAACCTCTACAGCCCGGCAAACGGGTGGACCGAAGCCGGCGCAAACTATACCTCCTCCTTCGTGAAGGAGTTCTATGCAGCCGTGGCGTCGCGCTGGAATGGTCTCGTCGACTCAGCCGTCCAGCACAACCAGCTCATCCCGTCTGGAAACGCCACCTACACTGGCGACAAAGGCCTCGTTATCGCAGACACAAACTACATTGGCTTCAACAACAAGATCATCAGCCAGGATAcccgcttcctctcccatACGGCATACAAATGGCCCCTCCTGCACAAGAGTAACCGAACGACGACGCAGATCGTGCCGAGC ACGACCGTCACCCGCTTCCTGTCAGCCTTTACCATCCGCGTTGACGCTAAGAATCTTGCGGTGTCGGCGGACAATATCACGGGCGTGGACTGGGCGTCTTCGCAGATGGCACCAATCTCCAGTGTCGCTGGGGTCTCAGTTCCCCTGCTGACGACGGGGAACACAAGACATTACGAGTATCTGAGCGCGGAAAAGATCTATCTTGCTGCTACGAAGACAACAGATAAGATCATTGCGTTTGTGGAGGGGGCGCAGCATACGATCAATACTTGTACGGAGTGTGAGACGTATCCAGGGGAGTTTGGCGACATGATCCGCACGGCATTCGACTATATGGATGTGTGGCTGGGGAAGCCTGGGCGGTTTATCTCCGCATGA